A genome region from Festucalex cinctus isolate MCC-2025b chromosome 17, RoL_Fcin_1.0, whole genome shotgun sequence includes the following:
- the adgra1a gene encoding adhesion G protein-coupled receptor A1 isoform X2 gives MMLQYASLSTLLWLTFTARNIWNDVSKDPLKAPGPNGSVLAESKTTILRFYLASNGIPLIIVGITAAFGMENYGSRDDALYCWMAWEASLGGFYAPVSLLVLIMSVYFLCTYIQLQRHPERKYELRVLSEEQQQLSSTEQQCQPDVGGAPGSAGDCAAFISGVTELSNEHSFKSQLWTAVFSLFLFLSTWALGALAVSLGRFLDMIFSCLYGAFCVTLGLFLLIQHCAKRDDVWHRWWACCPAKSKLADGDGNRQIQRQELHQPQCNLNSFCLGKKPLLSPQLVQSLYHKSASPSQNLTPSHASACCVAAMTPTVATLDSPFSESAPSPRPLALSDELPRPSVPLQSCLLDRTKSRSFNHPRPCLRNYRSQMASNSMDGNLISSQLEIPDASHYLEGSPVSNSPHPDLQISCPSPHLDQHQPASQHQTSCNNIQDLLTSHRGNTCQWHSYSSADHFSSTSCSEMPETCNLLYLQDLDSSSYTLKIPKDKEKQCAEVEPNCFPRNTLPRQHATINRRVTIGRNRSLQEDCLLVSDTTGNIRTGPWKNETTV, from the exons ATGATGCTCCAGTATGCTTCTTTGTCTACATTACTGTGGCTGACATTTACAGCCAGAAACATCTGGAACGATGTGTCCAAAGACCCACTTAAAGCCCCGGGCCCAAACGGTTCCGTCCTGGCTGAAAGCAAAACAACTATTCTCAG ATTCTATCTTGCAAGCAATGGCATCCCGCTCATAATTGTTGGAATTACTGCAGCCTTTGGAATGGAAAACTACGGTAGCAGGGATGATGCACTGTA TTGCTGGATGGCCTGGGAAGCAAGCCTGGGAGGATTCTACGCCCCCGTGAGTCTTTTGGTCTTAATCATGTCCGTGTACTTCCTGTGCACTTACATCCAGCTTCAACGCCATCCCGAGAGGAAGTACGAGCTCCGAGTTCTGAGTGAGGAGCAGCAGCAGTTATCGTCCACAGAGCAACAGTGCCAACCTGACGTCGGGGGGGCGCCGGGATCCGCCGGTGATTGCGCAGCATTTATTAGCGGCGTAACCGAGCTTTCCAACGAGCACTCATTTAAATCGCAGCTATGGACCGCCGTTTTCAGCCTGTTTCTATTTCTGTCGACGTGGGCATTGGGCGCATTGGCCGTCTCTCTCGGACGTTTTCTGGATATGATATTCAGCTGTCTGTATGGCGCATTCTGCGTCACCCTTGGACTTTTTCTTCTCATCCAGCACTGTGCCAAGCGTGACGACGTGTGGCACCGCTGGTGGGCTTGTTGCCCGGCCAAATCCAAACTCGCCGATGGCGATGGGAACAGACAAATCCAGAGGCAGGAGCTTCATCAACCGCAGTGCAACCTCAACTCCTTTTGCTTAGGCAAAAAGCCGCTGCTCTCGCCGCAACTTGTGCAAAGCTTGTACCATAAAAGTGCATCCCCTTCCCAAAATCTCACTCCCAGTCACGCCAGCGCTTGCTGCGTGGCGGCAATGACCCCCACCGTCGCTACTCTCGACTCGCCTTTTAGCGAGTCGGCGCCCTCACCGCGTCCTCTGGCCCTATCGGACGAGCTCCCTCGTCCTTCTGTGCCACTACAAAGTTGCCTTCTCGACAGAACCAAGTCCCGCTCGTTCAATCACCCGCGCCCATGTCTCCGCAACTACCGCTCTCAGATGGCATCAAACAGTATGGACGGGAATTTGATTAGCTCCCAGCTGGAAATCCCTGACGCGTCACACTACCTTGAAGGCTCACCGGTGTCCAACAGCCCGCACCCAGACCTGCAAATTTCTTGCCCCAGCCCTCACTTAGATCAGCATCAGCCGGCATCACAACACCAGACCTCTTGCAACAACATACAAGACTTGCTCACTTCCCATCGGGGAAATACTTGCCAGTGGCACTCGTACAGCTCAGCAGACCATTTTTCCAGCACAAGCTGCTCTGAAATGCCAGAAACCTGCAACTTGCTGTATTTGCAAGACCTCGATTCATCCAGCTACACGCTGAAGATACCAAAGGACAAGGAAAAACAGTGTGCAGAGGTGGAACCAAATTGTTTTCCAAGAAATACTTTGCCTCGACAACATGCCACGATTAACCGACGAGTAACTATTGGCAGAAACCGGAGCCTGCAGGAAGATTGTCTGCTTGTGTCAGACACGACCGGAAACATACGAACGGGACCTTGGAAGAATGAAACCACTGTATAG
- the adgra1a gene encoding adhesion G protein-coupled receptor A1 isoform X1, which yields MLLCLLVSIVTYVVHYSVIRISRNGRHTLLNFLFHTGLTFAVFAGGINQINAPFVCQIVGMMLQYASLSTLLWLTFTARNIWNDVSKDPLKAPGPNGSVLAESKTTILRFYLASNGIPLIIVGITAAFGMENYGSRDDALYCWMAWEASLGGFYAPVSLLVLIMSVYFLCTYIQLQRHPERKYELRVLSEEQQQLSSTEQQCQPDVGGAPGSAGDCAAFISGVTELSNEHSFKSQLWTAVFSLFLFLSTWALGALAVSLGRFLDMIFSCLYGAFCVTLGLFLLIQHCAKRDDVWHRWWACCPAKSKLADGDGNRQIQRQELHQPQCNLNSFCLGKKPLLSPQLVQSLYHKSASPSQNLTPSHASACCVAAMTPTVATLDSPFSESAPSPRPLALSDELPRPSVPLQSCLLDRTKSRSFNHPRPCLRNYRSQMASNSMDGNLISSQLEIPDASHYLEGSPVSNSPHPDLQISCPSPHLDQHQPASQHQTSCNNIQDLLTSHRGNTCQWHSYSSADHFSSTSCSEMPETCNLLYLQDLDSSSYTLKIPKDKEKQCAEVEPNCFPRNTLPRQHATINRRVTIGRNRSLQEDCLLVSDTTGNIRTGPWKNETTV from the exons ATGTTGCTTTGTCTGCTGGTCTCCATCGTGACGTACGTCGTACATTACAG CGTGATCCGCATCAGCAGAAATGGACGGCACACACTCCTCAACTTTTTGTTTCACACAGGACTGACGTTTGCCGTGTTTGCCGGAGGCATTAATCAGATCAACGCTCCTTTTGTGTGTCAAATT GTGGGCATGATGCTCCAGTATGCTTCTTTGTCTACATTACTGTGGCTGACATTTACAGCCAGAAACATCTGGAACGATGTGTCCAAAGACCCACTTAAAGCCCCGGGCCCAAACGGTTCCGTCCTGGCTGAAAGCAAAACAACTATTCTCAG ATTCTATCTTGCAAGCAATGGCATCCCGCTCATAATTGTTGGAATTACTGCAGCCTTTGGAATGGAAAACTACGGTAGCAGGGATGATGCACTGTA TTGCTGGATGGCCTGGGAAGCAAGCCTGGGAGGATTCTACGCCCCCGTGAGTCTTTTGGTCTTAATCATGTCCGTGTACTTCCTGTGCACTTACATCCAGCTTCAACGCCATCCCGAGAGGAAGTACGAGCTCCGAGTTCTGAGTGAGGAGCAGCAGCAGTTATCGTCCACAGAGCAACAGTGCCAACCTGACGTCGGGGGGGCGCCGGGATCCGCCGGTGATTGCGCAGCATTTATTAGCGGCGTAACCGAGCTTTCCAACGAGCACTCATTTAAATCGCAGCTATGGACCGCCGTTTTCAGCCTGTTTCTATTTCTGTCGACGTGGGCATTGGGCGCATTGGCCGTCTCTCTCGGACGTTTTCTGGATATGATATTCAGCTGTCTGTATGGCGCATTCTGCGTCACCCTTGGACTTTTTCTTCTCATCCAGCACTGTGCCAAGCGTGACGACGTGTGGCACCGCTGGTGGGCTTGTTGCCCGGCCAAATCCAAACTCGCCGATGGCGATGGGAACAGACAAATCCAGAGGCAGGAGCTTCATCAACCGCAGTGCAACCTCAACTCCTTTTGCTTAGGCAAAAAGCCGCTGCTCTCGCCGCAACTTGTGCAAAGCTTGTACCATAAAAGTGCATCCCCTTCCCAAAATCTCACTCCCAGTCACGCCAGCGCTTGCTGCGTGGCGGCAATGACCCCCACCGTCGCTACTCTCGACTCGCCTTTTAGCGAGTCGGCGCCCTCACCGCGTCCTCTGGCCCTATCGGACGAGCTCCCTCGTCCTTCTGTGCCACTACAAAGTTGCCTTCTCGACAGAACCAAGTCCCGCTCGTTCAATCACCCGCGCCCATGTCTCCGCAACTACCGCTCTCAGATGGCATCAAACAGTATGGACGGGAATTTGATTAGCTCCCAGCTGGAAATCCCTGACGCGTCACACTACCTTGAAGGCTCACCGGTGTCCAACAGCCCGCACCCAGACCTGCAAATTTCTTGCCCCAGCCCTCACTTAGATCAGCATCAGCCGGCATCACAACACCAGACCTCTTGCAACAACATACAAGACTTGCTCACTTCCCATCGGGGAAATACTTGCCAGTGGCACTCGTACAGCTCAGCAGACCATTTTTCCAGCACAAGCTGCTCTGAAATGCCAGAAACCTGCAACTTGCTGTATTTGCAAGACCTCGATTCATCCAGCTACACGCTGAAGATACCAAAGGACAAGGAAAAACAGTGTGCAGAGGTGGAACCAAATTGTTTTCCAAGAAATACTTTGCCTCGACAACATGCCACGATTAACCGACGAGTAACTATTGGCAGAAACCGGAGCCTGCAGGAAGATTGTCTGCTTGTGTCAGACACGACCGGAAACATACGAACGGGACCTTGGAAGAATGAAACCACTGTATAG